From a region of the Macrobrachium nipponense isolate FS-2020 chromosome 20, ASM1510439v2, whole genome shotgun sequence genome:
- the LOC135219859 gene encoding uncharacterized protein LOC135219859 — MKFFIVASFCVAVALSQNVIQPKPNVRNLPAEVRKEAPGQCYGFTAKKAFAVGHSWPLAPFCGRATCIQHEGKLFEKVEDCGFEPKPSPGCRVKNEADQAKPYPACCPVYECQPGATLQYPTPEELKAAAEQAAKAAQGSKMKFLIVASLYVAVALSQNVVQPKPNVRNLPAEVRPEAQGQCYGFTANKAFAVDQSWPLAPFCGIATCIQHEGKLFEKVEDCGFEPKTSPGCRVKNEADQAKPYPVCCPVYECQPGATLQYLTPEELRLSAQQAAKAAQGAQG, encoded by the exons atgaaattcttcatcGTCGCCTCATTCTGCGTGGCAGTTGCTCTTAGCCAGAATGTGATTCAGCCAAAACCAAATGTTCGAAATCTGCCTGCTGAAGTCCGCAAAG AGGCTCCAGGTCAATGCTACGGATTCACTGCCAAAAAGGCCTTCGCCGTTGGCCATTCTTGGCCCCTGGCTCCCTTCTGTGGAAGAGCCACCTGCATTCAACATGAAGGCAAACTCTTTGAAAAGGTGGAAGACTGTGGCTTTGAGCCCAAGCCATCTCCCGGCTGCAGAGTCAAGAATGAAGCCGACCAAGCTAAGCCATACCCAGCCTGCTGCCCCGTGTACGAGTGCCAGCCAGGTGCCACCCTCCAgtacccaacaccagaagaactGAAGGCTGCTGCAGAGCAGGCTGCCAAGGCTGCACAAGGCT CCAAAATGAAATTCCTAATTGTAGCCTCCCTCTACGTTGCTGTGGCTCTTAGTCAGAACGTGGTTCAGCCAAAACCAAATGTCCGAAATTTGCCTGCTGAAGTCCGCCCAG AGGCTCAAGGTCAATGCTACGGATTCACTGCCAATAAGGCCTTCGCCGTTGACCAGTCTTGGCCCCTGGCTCCATTCTGTGGAATAGCCACCTGCATTCAACATGAAGGTAAACTCTTCGAAAAGGTGGAAGACTGTGGCTTTGAACCCAAGACATCTCCCGGCTGCAGAGTCAAGAACGAAGCCGACCAAGCTAAGCCATACCCAGTTTGCTGCCCCGTGTACGAGTGCCAGCCAGGTGCCACCCTTCAGTACCTAACTCCAGAAGAACTGAGGCTTAGCGCACAGCAGGCTGCCAAGGCTGCACAAGGCGCCCAGGGATAA